Proteins from one Mugil cephalus isolate CIBA_MC_2020 chromosome 15, CIBA_Mcephalus_1.1, whole genome shotgun sequence genomic window:
- the LOC125021632 gene encoding UDP-glucuronosyltransferase 2A3-like, which produces MGTLSLCGRCGVFLFLSFCLTSFAPHCDGGNILVFPVDGSHWVNMKYLLEELHARGHSLTVIRSSNSWYIAEKSPLYTSITVPMDDSMDDFFDVYLEEHMRVLREEASLHSYFKLTKHFLTMISGAHSVWTDTLAEIFNDQNKVKMFTDTRYDLVLTDPAIAPGVVLAKYLKLPLVLNVRWITSGEGHFVLAPSPLSYIPVPGSGFTDKMDFIQRVKNILFYSIILFQEKFLVGPSYNALCDKYIEGGCDIISLLQEADIWLFRSDFVFEFPRPTMPNVVYIGGFQCKPAQHLPADLEEFVQSAGEHGVIIMTLGTLVKALPQEVTDEIASVFAELPQKVIWRHKGKRPSTLGNNTLIVDWMPQKDLLGHPQTKVFVAHGGTNGVQEAIYHGVPVLGIPLFFDQYDNLLRLQERGAGKILQLADVNGLNFREGLMELLRQDSYRQNMQRLSRLHRDQPMTPMDQAVFWVEYVMRHKGAAHLRTEAYKMPWYSYYSLDVLLVLLTAVTVLLYSTLAIFRFLCCGRKRKTKSKQH; this is translated from the exons ATGG GAACCCTGTCACTGTGTGGTCGTTGTGGAGTATTTTTATTCCTCAGTTTTTGTCTGACTTCCTTCGCACCACATTGCGATGGAGGAAACATTCTGGTGTTCCCTGTGGACGGCAGCCACTGGGTCAATATGAAGTATCTGCTGGAAGAACTTCATGCCAGAGGACACAGCCTCACTGTGATCAGGTCCTCCAACAGCTGGTACATAGCAGAAAAATCTCCTCTCTACACGTCCATTACAGTACCAATGGATGATAGTATGGATGACTTTTTTGATGTGTACCTAGAGGAGCATATGAGG GTGCTGAGGGAAGAAGCGTCACTACATTCGTACTTCAAACTCACCAAACATTTTCTTACAATGATTTCTGGGGCTCATTCAGTGTGGACTGATACTTTGGCTGAAATATTTAATGATCAAAATAAGGTAAAAATGTTCACTGATACCCGGTATGATTTGGTTCTCACTGATCCAGCAATAGCGCCAGGAGTTGTGTTAGCCAAATATCTCAAACTGCCCTTGGTGCTCAATGTGCGCTGGATCACCAGTGGGGAAGGACACTTTGTGTTGGCCCCCTCGCCACTCTCTTATATCCCAGTGCCGGGATCCGGCTTTACGGACAAAATGGATTTCATACAGAGGGTCAAGAACATTCTTTTCTACAGCATTATATTGTTCCAGGAGAAATTCCTGGTGGGGCCGAGCTACAACGCCCTCTGTGATAAATACATTGAGGGTGGATGTGACATCATCTCACTTCTTCAGGAAGCAGACATTTGGTTGTTCAGGTCCGATTTTGTGTTTGAATTCCCTCGGCCCACAATGCCAAATGTTGTGTACATTGGAGGATTCCAGTGCAAACCAGCCCAGCATCTGCCCGCAGACCTGGAGGAGTTTGTTCAGAGCGCTGGGGAACATGGAGTGATCATCATGACTCTGGGAACTTTGGTTAAGGCTTTGCCTCAAGAGGTTACGGATGAGATTGCCAGCGTCTTTGCCGAGCTGCCTCAGAAG GTGATATGGAGACACAAAGGGAAGCGTCCCTCTACGTTGGGCAACAATACTCTGATAGTAGACTGGATGCCTCAGAAGGATCTCCTTGGTCACCCACAGACCAAAGTCTTTGTAGCTCACGGAGGAACCAATGGAGTCCAGGAGGCTATTTACCACGGGGTCCCTGTGCTCGGCATACCCTTGTTCTTCGACCAGTATGACAATCTTCTACGTTTgcaggagagaggagctggaaAAATCCTCCAACTGGCTGATGTTAATGGCCTCAACTTTCGGGAAGGTCTTATGGAACTTCTCCGTCAAGACAGCTACAGGCAGAACATGCAAAGGCTGTCACGTTTGCACAGAGATCAGCCAATGACACCCATGGATCAGGCCGTATTCTGGGTAGAGTATGTGATGCGCCATAAAGGGGCTGCTCACCTGCGTACAGAGGCTTATAAGATGCCCTGGTACTCATACTACAGCCTGGATGTATTGTTGGTTCTGCTGACTGCAGTAACTGTGCTGCTCTACTCTACCTTGGCtattttcaggtttttatgctgtggaagaaaaagaaagacaaaaagcaaacaacattGA